The Arachis hypogaea cultivar Tifrunner chromosome 16, arahy.Tifrunner.gnm2.J5K5, whole genome shotgun sequence genome contains a region encoding:
- the LOC112697513 gene encoding uncharacterized protein, protein MHTNCGRTSNTDFMRVIYFGLLSLRKICSAQSKVKESHTRLAQAMSNLLILEVKRANNVRRRGRGRGKDGKGTTRGAPKLCSYCEKQGHLVDTCYQKHGFPPHMQPNHSNGVPLSANSVNSVVVASNAECNPTVIQNEGKISLDGIFLDRQKEALIALFQQHKEPLHDENLATIHTPSAGAAYLKDDWNY, encoded by the exons ATGCACACGAACTGTGGAAGGACCTCAAACACCGATTTTATGAGGGTGATCTATTTCGGATTGCTGAGCTTGAGGAAGATCTGTTCAGCACAAAGCAAG GTGAAAGAGAGTCATACCAGATTAGCTCAGGCAATGTCAAATTTGTTAATACTAGAGGTGAAAAGGGCCAATAATgtcagaagaagaggaagagggcgTGGTAAAGATGGCAAAGGTACTACTAGAGGAGCTCCCAAACTTTGCTCTTATTGTGAAAAACAAGGTCACTTGGTGGATACATGTTACCAGAAGCATGGCTTTCCACCACATATGCAACCAAATCACTCTAATGGAGTACCTCTTTCAGCTAATTCAGTGAACTCAGTGGTAGTTGCGAGTAATGCAGAATGCAACCCCACAGTTATCCAAAATGAAGGCAAGATCAGTTTGGATGGGATATTCTTGGATAGACAGAAAGAAGCACTTATTGCACTATTCCAGCAACATAAAGAACCTCTTCATGATGAAAATTTGGCAACCATTCATACTCCTTCAGCCG GAGCGGCCTACCTTAAAGATGATTGGAATTACTGA